Proteins found in one Herbiconiux sp. A18JL235 genomic segment:
- a CDS encoding RimK family alpha-L-glutamate ligase gives MTRPTADTPAVHILHENEEWIPPLAAALDAAGVAHREWPLTGGSIDLSAEPPHGVFWSRLSASSHTRGHEHAKEQARAVLRWLESWGRRVVNGSRAVELEVSKAAQYTALRAAGFEVPHTVVVFGTGDLKARARELPLPFITKHNQGGKGLGVRRFDTLAEFDAYVDGPEFEHPVDGITLLQEYVVTAAPFVTRAEFVGGRFVYAVEVDTSAGSFELCPAEACAVPEPGAVAEPAGLFRERVEVSAEHPLVVALEAFLAEQGVEVAGVEFFETADGRTLPYDINTNTNYSPDVEAVTSRSAAAALARFLGAELAAVSAVAA, from the coding sequence ATGACACGTCCCACCGCCGACACGCCCGCCGTGCACATCCTCCACGAGAACGAGGAGTGGATTCCCCCGCTCGCCGCCGCACTCGACGCGGCCGGGGTGGCGCACCGCGAATGGCCCCTCACCGGCGGGTCGATCGACCTCTCGGCCGAGCCGCCGCACGGTGTGTTCTGGTCGCGGCTGAGCGCCTCGTCGCACACCCGCGGCCACGAGCACGCGAAGGAGCAGGCCCGCGCGGTGCTGCGCTGGCTCGAGTCGTGGGGGCGCCGGGTGGTGAACGGCAGCCGCGCGGTGGAGCTCGAGGTGAGCAAGGCGGCACAGTACACGGCGCTCCGGGCGGCCGGGTTCGAGGTGCCCCACACCGTCGTCGTGTTCGGCACCGGCGATCTGAAGGCGCGCGCCCGCGAGCTGCCACTGCCCTTCATCACGAAGCACAACCAGGGCGGCAAGGGCCTCGGCGTGCGGCGCTTCGACACCCTCGCCGAGTTCGACGCCTACGTCGACGGGCCGGAGTTCGAGCATCCCGTCGACGGCATCACCCTGCTGCAGGAGTACGTCGTCACTGCGGCGCCCTTCGTCACCCGGGCGGAGTTCGTGGGCGGCCGGTTCGTCTACGCGGTCGAGGTCGACACCTCGGCGGGCTCGTTCGAGCTGTGCCCCGCCGAGGCCTGCGCGGTGCCCGAGCCCGGGGCGGTGGCGGAGCCTGCCGGTCTGTTCCGTGAGCGCGTGGAGGTGTCGGCCGAGCATCCGCTCGTCGTCGCACTCGAGGCCTTCCTGGCCGAGCAGGGAGTCGAGGTGGCCGGCGTGGAGTTCTTCGAGACCGCCGACGGGCGCACGCTCCCCTACGACATCAACACCAACACGAACTACAGCCCCGACGTCGAGGCGGTGACGAGCCGGTCTGCAGCGGCCGCGCTCGCCCGGTTCCTCGGCGCGGAACTCGCCGCGGTCTCGGCGGTCGCAGCATGA
- a CDS encoding LLM class flavin-dependent oxidoreductase: protein MRFGYWTPMFGGWLRNVDDEGTPLTFPHLAEIARAAEAGGFDLTLVPELNLNDIRGFAGPTFDAWATTTALAAVTSTLELMVALRPSYHPPALTAKQAATMQAVAEGRLTLNVVSAWWAEEARQYGVEFREHDDRYALTAEYVEVLRGLWSETPYTHHGDHFTLDGTYLEPKPEVVPLVYAGGESEAGRTAIAGFADAYLTHGGTVDELAAKIADMRRRRAEAGREPFERFGMAGFAIVRDTEAEAQAELDRITDVRHGAAYESYQDFVSKSQLDTRVDLKDYSVSNRGLRPGFVGTPGQVAERILEFEAVGVDTLLLQFSPALEELQRFGEQVIPLVRAGRGRGGAGARA, encoded by the coding sequence ATGAGATTCGGCTACTGGACGCCGATGTTCGGCGGATGGCTGCGCAACGTCGACGACGAGGGAACGCCGCTGACCTTCCCGCACCTCGCCGAGATCGCTCGCGCCGCAGAAGCGGGCGGGTTCGACCTCACACTGGTGCCGGAGCTCAACCTCAACGACATCCGCGGGTTCGCCGGCCCCACCTTCGACGCGTGGGCGACGACCACCGCGCTCGCCGCCGTCACCTCGACCCTCGAGCTCATGGTGGCGCTGCGACCGAGCTACCACCCGCCGGCCCTCACGGCGAAACAGGCGGCGACCATGCAGGCCGTCGCCGAAGGGCGGCTCACCCTCAACGTCGTGTCGGCGTGGTGGGCCGAGGAGGCGCGGCAGTACGGCGTCGAGTTCCGGGAGCACGACGACCGTTACGCCCTCACCGCCGAGTACGTCGAGGTGCTGCGGGGGCTGTGGAGCGAGACCCCGTACACCCACCACGGCGACCACTTCACGCTCGACGGCACCTATCTCGAACCCAAGCCCGAGGTCGTACCGCTGGTGTACGCGGGCGGCGAGAGCGAGGCGGGCCGCACGGCGATCGCCGGGTTCGCCGACGCCTACCTCACCCACGGCGGCACCGTCGACGAGCTCGCCGCGAAGATCGCCGACATGCGGCGCCGTCGCGCCGAGGCGGGGCGCGAACCGTTCGAGCGCTTCGGCATGGCGGGCTTCGCGATCGTGCGCGACACCGAGGCGGAGGCCCAGGCCGAGCTCGACCGCATCACGGATGTGCGCCACGGCGCCGCCTATGAGTCCTACCAGGACTTCGTGAGCAAGTCGCAGCTCGACACCCGCGTCGACCTCAAGGACTACTCGGTCTCGAACCGCGGCCTCCGCCCCGGCTTCGTGGGCACGCCCGGGCAGGTGGCTGAGCGCATCCTGGAGTTCGAGGCGGTGGGCGTCGACACGCTGCTGCTGCAGTTCTCCCCCGCCCTCGAGGAGCTGCAGCGCTTCGGTGAGCAGGTCATCCCGCTGGTGCGCGCGGGCCGCGGGCGCGGCGGCGCGGGGGCTCGCGCCTGA
- a CDS encoding SDR family oxidoreductase, protein MFEDLKGRTAVVTGGARGLGYSLATALAGQGVNVALVDLLPAVEQSAERLAARFGVEARGYVVDVTDSVALDAVFGEAESALGTASLLVTAAGITIWGDSVDVAPETWRKVLAVNLDGTFFAAQSFARRALAAGIPSSAVFISSMSAFIVNQPQFQASYNSSKAAVSHLAASLAVEWAPSRIRVNAIAPGYFLSDMTREFTEANPDLAARWIGTIPAGRMGEPEDLHGLVVYLASDASSYLTGQSLVIDGGYTAV, encoded by the coding sequence ATGTTCGAAGATCTGAAGGGCCGCACCGCGGTCGTGACCGGAGGCGCCCGAGGCCTCGGCTACTCATTGGCGACGGCGCTGGCGGGCCAGGGCGTGAACGTCGCACTCGTCGACCTGCTGCCCGCGGTGGAGCAGTCGGCCGAACGGCTCGCCGCCCGGTTCGGGGTCGAGGCCCGCGGCTACGTCGTCGACGTCACCGACAGCGTCGCGCTCGACGCGGTGTTCGGCGAGGCCGAGTCAGCACTCGGCACGGCGTCGCTGCTCGTGACCGCCGCCGGCATCACGATCTGGGGTGACAGCGTCGACGTCGCGCCGGAGACCTGGCGCAAGGTGCTGGCGGTGAACCTCGACGGCACCTTCTTCGCCGCCCAGTCGTTCGCCCGCCGGGCGCTCGCTGCAGGCATCCCCTCGTCGGCGGTGTTCATCTCGTCGATGTCGGCGTTCATCGTGAACCAGCCGCAGTTCCAGGCCTCGTACAACTCCTCGAAGGCAGCGGTCAGCCATCTCGCGGCGTCGCTGGCCGTCGAGTGGGCGCCCTCGCGCATCCGGGTGAACGCCATCGCCCCGGGGTACTTCCTCTCCGACATGACCCGCGAGTTCACCGAGGCGAACCCCGACCTCGCCGCCCGGTGGATCGGCACCATCCCCGCCGGTCGCATGGGCGAACCGGAAGACCTTCACGGGCTCGTCGTGTACCTGGCCTCGGATGCGTCGTCGTACCTCACCGGGCAGAGTCTCGTCATCGACGGGGGCTACACAGCGGTCTGA
- a CDS encoding SDR family oxidoreductase produces MSPLAHDDPAAAHAAHAAHAGGSGSLAGRVALITGGSSGIGRAYAQALSAEGAKLVLVGRSEDRLRQVADTLPGETRVVAGDVADYSVSVEAVRVAVDEFGRLDDVLANAGLYIGGDFADTDPGTMEQLVSVNVFGAMATVRAALPRLIEQGSGDVLVTSSVSGHQDIHWEPVYSATKHATQSFVHTLRRQLVGTGVRAGAIGPGVVLNELWGFAEGADGVDQKVGDRTGIRSEDVAEAVLFMLTRPRHVTIRDLVILPTDQEI; encoded by the coding sequence ATGAGCCCTCTCGCCCACGACGACCCCGCCGCGGCCCACGCGGCTCACGCGGCCCACGCCGGCGGCTCGGGCAGCCTCGCCGGGCGCGTCGCGCTCATCACCGGCGGCAGCTCGGGCATCGGCCGCGCCTACGCGCAGGCGCTCTCGGCCGAGGGTGCGAAGCTCGTTCTGGTGGGGCGCTCCGAGGATCGCCTGCGCCAGGTCGCCGACACGTTGCCCGGGGAGACCCGCGTCGTCGCGGGTGACGTCGCCGACTACTCAGTCTCGGTCGAGGCCGTGCGGGTCGCCGTCGACGAGTTCGGACGACTCGACGACGTGCTCGCGAACGCGGGCCTGTACATCGGCGGCGACTTCGCCGACACCGACCCGGGCACCATGGAGCAGCTGGTCTCGGTGAACGTGTTCGGGGCGATGGCGACCGTGCGTGCGGCGCTGCCGCGCCTCATCGAGCAGGGCTCCGGCGACGTGCTGGTGACGAGCTCGGTCTCGGGTCACCAGGACATCCACTGGGAGCCGGTCTACTCGGCCACGAAGCACGCGACCCAGTCGTTCGTGCACACACTGCGCCGCCAACTCGTGGGCACGGGCGTTCGTGCCGGGGCGATCGGGCCCGGGGTCGTGCTCAACGAGCTGTGGGGCTTCGCCGAGGGTGCCGACGGGGTCGACCAGAAGGTCGGCGATCGCACGGGCATCCGTTCGGAGGACGTCGCCGAAGCCGTGCTGTTCATGCTCACGAGGCCGCGGCACGTGACCATCCGCGACCTCGTGATCCTGCCGACCGACCAGGAAATCTGA
- a CDS encoding class II aldolase/adducin family protein, translating into MTTPTPATRDQALAALTELSRELGRPDRAWAVLAEGNTSVALGGDSGSMLVKASGASMAIAVPDDFVEVRIAEVLALVDASAADADADAADDAAAADAAAADAADDEAVRELFSAASDGGRRPSVEALLHAVCLDLPGVEAVGHTHPIPVNGLLCSPQAPLLVAGSLFPDQIVVLGTDPLLVPYIDPGLKLAREVRRMLRERVASTGSVPKVVYLANHGMFALGASTAEVLQITEMAVKVATVLLHTLSAGGPVFLDDAQVARIDTRPDELLRRAALASASKPARNDAAPASVPSRTTALSNGADR; encoded by the coding sequence GTGACCACCCCGACCCCCGCCACCCGCGACCAGGCACTCGCCGCGCTGACCGAGCTCTCGCGTGAGCTCGGCCGCCCCGACCGCGCGTGGGCGGTACTCGCCGAGGGCAACACCTCGGTCGCCCTCGGCGGCGACAGCGGCAGCATGCTCGTGAAGGCCTCGGGGGCGTCGATGGCGATCGCGGTACCCGACGACTTCGTCGAGGTGCGCATCGCCGAGGTTCTCGCCCTGGTCGACGCGTCTGCCGCGGATGCGGATGCGGATGCAGCCGACGACGCAGCAGCCGCCGACGCCGCAGCCGCCGACGCCGCCGACGACGAGGCCGTGCGGGAGCTCTTCTCCGCGGCGTCCGACGGTGGCCGCCGCCCCTCCGTCGAGGCCCTCCTCCACGCCGTCTGTCTCGATCTCCCCGGTGTCGAGGCAGTGGGGCACACGCATCCGATTCCCGTGAACGGGCTGCTCTGCTCACCGCAGGCGCCGCTCCTCGTGGCGGGCTCCCTCTTCCCCGACCAGATCGTGGTGCTCGGCACCGACCCGCTGCTGGTGCCCTACATCGACCCCGGGCTGAAACTCGCCAGAGAGGTGAGACGGATGCTGCGCGAGCGTGTCGCCTCGACGGGCTCGGTTCCCAAGGTCGTCTACCTCGCCAACCACGGCATGTTCGCGCTCGGCGCGAGCACCGCCGAGGTGCTGCAGATCACCGAGATGGCCGTGAAGGTCGCGACCGTGCTGCTGCACACGCTGTCTGCGGGCGGTCCGGTGTTCCTCGACGACGCCCAGGTGGCCCGCATCGACACCCGCCCCGACGAGCTGCTTCGCCGCGCCGCGCTGGCGTCGGCATCGAAACCCGCCCGCAACGACGCGGCACCAGCATCCGTGCCCTCCCGCACCACCGCCCTCTCGAACGGAGCCGACCGATGA
- a CDS encoding rhamnulokinase family protein — protein MPAPHAAYAAVDLGASSGRVMLGFVERGSGAADAGDGSSTSRRAGAASGAHGTSAGVTHRAATNPEPGRVRMLEVHRFPNGPLPSSLASGETLRWDAERLFEATLDGLAIAASVAREHGRELAGIGIDSWGVDYGLLDAAGRFDGTVEHYRGAPAGAPADADAVVAPRRSYAVSGVPPQTINTSYRLRAAALSRDETRASGTVVLVPDLWVWLLSGALGAERTIASTTQLLEARSGEWSRELIEAWGLGSFTFPEPADAGSLAGYTLPHISRRLGVEHPVAVYRVAGHDTASALAFATPGDGQLLVSSGSWSVAGVSLAAPQLDESALAADLTNERSVGEQTLLLRNLSGMWLLVECVREWSEEDGRMLDPVALVREAAARDDLGAPVFDVGDPRLVAPGAMPQRIAQLCAEAGGVAPEGRIGTVRSIIESLAVAYAETARSFGTVLGEPLVSVRIVGGGSQNELLCRRTAELAGLPVVAGPAEASAFGNLAVQLVAAGEFADLEAVYAAGGDAGGVTARYEPDRPFVVDRSERTTVS, from the coding sequence ATGCCCGCACCGCACGCTGCCTACGCCGCCGTCGACCTCGGCGCGTCGAGCGGGCGGGTGATGCTCGGCTTCGTCGAGCGCGGCAGCGGCGCCGCCGACGCAGGAGACGGCAGCTCCACCTCTCGCAGGGCCGGCGCGGCCTCCGGCGCGCACGGAACGAGCGCGGGCGTCACCCACCGCGCCGCCACCAACCCCGAGCCCGGCCGGGTGCGCATGCTCGAGGTGCACCGCTTCCCCAACGGCCCGCTCCCCTCCTCGCTCGCGAGCGGTGAGACGCTGCGGTGGGACGCCGAGCGTCTGTTCGAGGCGACCCTCGACGGCCTCGCGATCGCCGCATCCGTCGCCCGGGAGCACGGACGCGAGCTCGCCGGCATCGGCATCGACAGCTGGGGCGTCGACTACGGGCTCCTCGACGCCGCCGGCCGCTTCGACGGCACCGTCGAGCACTACCGTGGGGCGCCCGCGGGCGCCCCGGCCGACGCCGACGCCGTCGTCGCTCCACGTCGGTCGTACGCCGTCAGCGGCGTTCCTCCGCAGACCATCAACACCTCGTACCGACTCCGTGCCGCCGCGCTCTCGCGCGACGAGACCCGCGCCTCCGGCACCGTCGTGCTCGTGCCCGATCTCTGGGTGTGGCTGCTGAGCGGTGCGCTCGGCGCCGAACGCACGATCGCCTCCACCACCCAGCTGCTGGAGGCGCGCTCCGGTGAGTGGTCGCGCGAGCTCATCGAGGCGTGGGGTCTCGGCTCGTTCACGTTCCCCGAGCCAGCGGATGCCGGCAGCCTCGCCGGGTACACGCTTCCGCACATCTCGCGACGGCTGGGTGTCGAGCATCCGGTCGCCGTCTATCGCGTGGCGGGTCACGACACGGCATCGGCGCTCGCGTTCGCGACGCCGGGCGACGGGCAGCTGCTCGTCTCGAGCGGGAGCTGGTCTGTGGCCGGGGTGAGTCTCGCCGCACCGCAGCTCGACGAGTCCGCACTGGCCGCCGACCTCACCAACGAGCGCAGTGTCGGCGAGCAGACCCTGCTGCTGCGCAACCTCTCGGGCATGTGGCTGCTGGTGGAGTGCGTGCGCGAGTGGTCGGAGGAAGACGGGCGGATGCTCGACCCAGTCGCTCTCGTGCGTGAGGCCGCCGCACGCGACGACCTCGGAGCGCCGGTGTTCGACGTGGGCGACCCGCGGCTGGTGGCGCCCGGCGCCATGCCCCAGCGCATCGCCCAGCTCTGCGCGGAAGCGGGCGGTGTCGCGCCCGAGGGCCGCATCGGCACGGTGCGGAGCATCATCGAGAGCCTCGCCGTCGCCTACGCCGAGACGGCACGCTCATTCGGCACAGTGCTCGGCGAACCACTCGTCTCGGTGCGCATCGTGGGCGGTGGCTCGCAGAACGAGCTCCTGTGCCGCCGCACCGCCGAGCTCGCAGGGCTGCCCGTCGTGGCGGGCCCTGCCGAAGCATCGGCCTTCGGCAACCTCGCGGTGCAGCTCGTCGCCGCAGGGGAGTTCGCCGATCTCGAGGCGGTGTACGCGGCCGGCGGCGACGCCGGGGGAGTGACCGCCCGCTACGAGCCCGACCGCCCCTTCGTCGTCGACCGCTCCGAAAGGACCACCGTCTCGTGA
- a CDS encoding DeoR/GlpR family DNA-binding transcription regulator: protein MALKGTLDGETRRAALLDLASERGGLHLSEAAQLWGVHPMTIRRDFEVLESIGRVRRVRGGIVPVEADAFGARQGRNLRAKERIAEKIVPLLPDGGAVGLDSSTTAYVLADALPADSRFTVVTNGLSAFESLARLGGVRAYLTGGEREEQNLSLVGALTLSAFGAFHFDASVISALGVHGESGTSESTLAQAAVKDAMARASATVILAVDSTKLQSRARVRALTLDRIDTLVTDLDPADERLDPYRELVGRIH, encoded by the coding sequence ATGGCACTCAAAGGAACCCTCGACGGCGAGACCCGCCGCGCCGCCCTCCTCGACCTCGCGAGCGAACGCGGCGGCCTCCACCTGTCGGAGGCGGCGCAGTTGTGGGGCGTGCATCCGATGACCATCCGGCGCGACTTCGAGGTGCTCGAGAGCATCGGGCGGGTGCGGCGGGTGCGGGGCGGGATCGTGCCGGTGGAGGCCGACGCCTTCGGTGCCCGGCAGGGGCGCAACCTGCGGGCGAAGGAGCGCATCGCCGAGAAGATCGTGCCGCTCCTGCCCGACGGAGGGGCGGTCGGACTCGATTCGTCGACGACCGCCTACGTCCTTGCCGACGCGCTCCCCGCCGACAGTCGCTTCACCGTGGTGACCAACGGTCTCAGCGCCTTCGAGTCGCTCGCGCGGCTCGGCGGCGTGCGCGCGTACCTCACCGGCGGCGAGCGCGAGGAGCAGAACCTCAGCCTGGTGGGCGCGCTCACGCTCTCGGCGTTCGGCGCCTTCCACTTCGACGCGAGCGTCATCTCGGCGCTCGGTGTGCACGGCGAGAGCGGCACCAGTGAGAGCACCCTCGCCCAGGCCGCCGTGAAGGATGCGATGGCCCGGGCTTCCGCGACGGTGATCCTCGCCGTCGACTCGACGAAGCTGCAATCGCGAGCGCGCGTACGTGCCCTCACCCTCGATCGCATCGACACCCTCGTCACCGACCTCGACCCCGCCGACGAACGCCTCGACCCCTATCGCGAACTCGTGGGCCGCATCCACTGA
- a CDS encoding 1-phosphofructokinase family hexose kinase produces MSARAPRRGIVTLTPAPAIDLTYRVEALELGDVNRALEVTTELSGKGVNVARAVALSPVPVAAVLALGAQGEALAREGGFEHLLAGVPDTGRTRVNTTLLDASGTTTKVNESPVAVEPALWGRIAARTERELDRLDAEWLVVSGSIPALAGSGEPVPFLDVVHRAADRGVRVAVDTAGASLRRVVDDLAPVALLKPNTHELAELTGRELRTIGDVADAAFRLHDAGCDIVYVSMGSDGALAVSASGVLRAHAPATVVNTAGAGDASLAGFLVGALGEGAGPPAAGVGLGAGLLGAASPRRPTALPDVAAGLLLAASWGAHAVMQPTTLLSSITAAPTATLDLDPDPTTPLREPATP; encoded by the coding sequence ATGAGCGCCCGAGCTCCCCGGCGCGGGATCGTGACCCTCACACCCGCGCCGGCCATCGATCTCACCTACCGGGTCGAGGCACTCGAACTCGGAGACGTGAACCGCGCGCTCGAGGTGACCACTGAACTGAGCGGCAAGGGCGTGAACGTGGCGAGGGCTGTGGCGCTGTCGCCGGTGCCGGTGGCGGCCGTGCTCGCGCTCGGCGCCCAGGGCGAGGCGCTCGCCCGGGAGGGCGGGTTCGAGCACCTGCTCGCAGGCGTACCCGACACCGGGCGCACCCGGGTGAACACCACGCTGCTCGATGCGAGCGGCACCACCACGAAGGTGAACGAGTCGCCGGTCGCCGTCGAGCCGGCGCTCTGGGGCAGAATCGCCGCGCGCACGGAGCGCGAGCTCGATCGGCTCGACGCCGAATGGCTCGTGGTGTCGGGGTCGATCCCGGCGCTCGCCGGCAGCGGTGAACCCGTGCCCTTTCTCGACGTCGTGCACCGCGCGGCAGATCGCGGGGTGCGGGTCGCCGTCGACACCGCGGGCGCGTCGCTGCGTCGGGTGGTCGACGACCTCGCCCCGGTGGCCCTCCTGAAGCCCAACACGCACGAGCTCGCAGAACTCACGGGCCGCGAGCTGCGCACCATCGGCGACGTCGCCGATGCGGCGTTCCGCCTCCACGACGCGGGGTGCGACATCGTCTACGTGAGCATGGGGTCTGACGGGGCGCTCGCCGTCTCGGCGAGCGGGGTGCTCCGCGCCCACGCACCCGCCACCGTGGTGAACACGGCAGGAGCGGGTGACGCATCGCTCGCCGGGTTCCTCGTCGGCGCCCTGGGCGAAGGGGCAGGCCCACCCGCCGCCGGAGTCGGTCTCGGCGCAGGGCTGCTCGGAGCGGCCTCCCCGCGCAGGCCCACCGCGCTCCCCGATGTCGCGGCAGGCCTGCTCCTCGCGGCATCGTGGGGTGCCCACGCGGTGATGCAACCCACCACGCTCCTCTCCTCGATCACCGCCGCACCCACGGCCACCCTCGACCTCGACCCCGACCCCACCACCCCCCTCCGCGAGCCCGCCACCCCCTAG
- a CDS encoding DeoR family transcriptional regulator, whose translation MSGLGRASGLGSTVRRRRESILSELAQHGRVEVAQLARSLDVAEETVRRDLSALEAAGALLRAHGGAVPADLGADPETNLRLGPVDFVTADAAGVAVAIRSAAASAGAGASGSPAETAEAHRRVGEVAAAVVELLPDAGALYLDGGPVSEAIASRLREERRLTILTASVPVALAAAESSDPGEVHLLGGRVGVDGATEGPWARSGAEGLRLAMAVFDGGQGLPGSAVLATDPEAAALAEALATSAERVVLVYPGVHRSAHGSSSAWLTSLPLSAVDTVVAHPFALAGAADGEPVSDEMPRHDGRPAHDEVSDRSRQLAGELRERGIDLVMAGRAA comes from the coding sequence GTGAGCGGCCTCGGAAGGGCGAGCGGCCTCGGAAGCACCGTCCGGCGGAGGCGGGAAAGCATCCTCAGCGAGCTCGCTCAGCACGGGCGGGTCGAGGTGGCGCAGCTCGCCCGCTCGCTCGACGTCGCCGAGGAGACCGTGCGGCGCGACCTCAGCGCGCTCGAGGCAGCGGGTGCCTTGCTCCGGGCTCACGGAGGTGCCGTGCCGGCCGACCTGGGTGCCGACCCCGAGACGAACCTGCGTCTGGGGCCGGTCGACTTCGTGACCGCCGACGCGGCGGGCGTCGCCGTGGCGATCCGCTCTGCGGCTGCGTCTGCGGGCGCGGGCGCGAGCGGGTCTCCGGCGGAGACGGCGGAGGCGCATCGCCGGGTCGGAGAGGTCGCCGCCGCCGTCGTCGAGCTGCTGCCCGACGCCGGGGCGCTCTACCTCGACGGTGGGCCGGTGAGCGAGGCGATCGCTTCACGCCTCCGCGAGGAACGGCGGCTCACCATCCTGACCGCGTCGGTGCCGGTGGCGCTCGCCGCCGCCGAGTCGTCAGACCCGGGTGAGGTGCATCTGCTCGGCGGGCGTGTCGGCGTCGACGGAGCGACCGAGGGGCCGTGGGCCAGAAGCGGCGCGGAGGGCCTCCGCCTCGCCATGGCGGTGTTCGACGGAGGGCAAGGACTGCCAGGAAGCGCCGTTCTCGCCACCGATCCCGAGGCGGCGGCTCTGGCGGAGGCACTTGCGACCTCGGCCGAGCGGGTGGTGCTGGTCTATCCGGGCGTGCATCGGAGTGCGCACGGATCGTCGTCGGCGTGGCTGACCTCGTTGCCGCTGTCCGCCGTCGACACCGTGGTCGCGCATCCGTTCGCGCTCGCCGGCGCTGCCGACGGAGAGCCGGTGAGCGATGAGATGCCCAGACATGACGGCCGCCCCGCGCACGACGAGGTGTCAGACCGGAGCCGGCAACTGGCCGGTGAGCTGCGAGAACGGGGCATCGACCTGGTCATGGCAGGAAGAGCGGCATGA
- a CDS encoding FGGY-family carbohydrate kinase: MPAPGPRHLLGVDVGQTAVKAVVHDESLRPVGVGRRSSPVDREVPRFAERSQDALWAAAAGAISEAVTASGVDPASIAAVGITGHGDGLHLVSADGTPVGPAITAMDSRAHVEAAQLAADEERMRVVLGRSGQEPTPGAAGNLLRWLLEHDPERIARADAMLFCKDVIRLRLTGVIATDYSDATASFLDTATAEWSGEIVEAYGLPDSLMRLLPPLHPSGDVVGAVLPEAAAATGLTVGTPVVAGLHDVQAAAIGMGALEPGRLAIVAGSFSTNGVTTTRDDVDPRWQSRLSITPELRIAMSTSATASPALNWVLRMLGAHDDAARDLLFAEAAALDPEEQVPLVLPFLVDSPLGADSSAALAGVRGWHTPAHVLRGALEGIALMHVWHTRALGERFDWEQPVVLGGGIARAPLYVQLVANALRSPVVVVQNEEAGAFGAAAVAGAAVGVFESVSAAQELVERSSPVLPTEESAAYWAGVIRSFDEATAALTPWWRARAAVSSEAGR; the protein is encoded by the coding sequence ATGCCCGCACCCGGCCCCCGACACCTGCTCGGCGTCGACGTCGGCCAGACCGCCGTCAAGGCCGTCGTGCACGACGAGTCATTGCGCCCCGTCGGGGTGGGGCGTCGGTCGAGCCCGGTCGACCGCGAGGTCCCCCGCTTCGCCGAGCGGTCGCAAGACGCGCTGTGGGCGGCGGCCGCCGGAGCGATCTCCGAGGCCGTCACCGCCTCGGGCGTCGATCCCGCTTCCATCGCGGCGGTCGGCATCACCGGCCACGGCGACGGGCTCCACCTCGTCTCGGCCGACGGCACCCCGGTCGGCCCGGCGATCACGGCGATGGACTCGCGCGCGCACGTCGAAGCCGCGCAGCTCGCCGCCGACGAGGAGCGGATGCGCGTGGTGCTCGGCCGCTCAGGCCAGGAGCCCACTCCCGGCGCGGCCGGCAACCTGCTGCGGTGGCTGCTCGAGCACGACCCCGAACGCATCGCTCGCGCCGATGCGATGCTGTTCTGCAAAGACGTCATCCGGCTGCGGCTCACCGGCGTCATCGCCACCGACTACTCCGACGCGACGGCATCGTTCCTCGACACGGCGACAGCGGAATGGAGCGGGGAGATCGTCGAGGCCTACGGGCTGCCCGACTCGCTGATGCGCCTTCTCCCGCCACTGCACCCGAGCGGAGACGTCGTGGGTGCGGTGCTCCCTGAGGCTGCGGCAGCGACCGGGCTGACGGTCGGCACGCCGGTCGTCGCCGGGTTGCACGACGTGCAGGCTGCCGCGATCGGCATGGGGGCGCTCGAGCCCGGGCGGCTCGCGATCGTCGCCGGGTCGTTCAGCACCAACGGCGTCACCACCACGCGCGACGACGTCGACCCGCGGTGGCAGTCGAGGCTCTCGATCACGCCCGAGCTGCGCATCGCGATGTCGACCTCCGCGACCGCGTCGCCTGCCCTCAACTGGGTGCTGCGGATGCTCGGGGCACATGACGACGCGGCCCGCGACCTCCTGTTCGCCGAGGCCGCGGCGCTCGACCCCGAGGAGCAGGTGCCGCTCGTGCTGCCCTTCCTCGTCGACTCGCCGCTCGGCGCCGACAGCTCGGCGGCTCTCGCGGGAGTGCGAGGATGGCACACGCCCGCCCACGTGCTGCGAGGCGCACTCGAAGGCATCGCGCTCATGCACGTCTGGCACACCAGGGCGCTCGGTGAGAGGTTCGACTGGGAGCAGCCCGTCGTGCTCGGCGGAGGCATCGCCCGGGCGCCCCTCTACGTGCAACTCGTCGCCAACGCGCTGCGCTCGCCGGTCGTCGTGGTGCAGAACGAGGAAGCGGGGGCGTTCGGTGCCGCTGCCGTCGCGGGGGCGGCCGTCGGGGTGTTCGAGTCGGTGTCGGCGGCTCAGGAGCTCGTCGAACGGTCGTCGCCTGTCCTGCCGACCGAGGAGTCGGCGGCCTACTGGGCCGGGGTCATCCGGTCGTTCGACGAAGCGACCGCGGCGCTCACGCCGTGGTGGCGTGCGCGGGCCGCCGTGTCTTCGGAGGCCGGGCGGTGA